A region of the Chroicocephalus ridibundus chromosome 1, bChrRid1.1, whole genome shotgun sequence genome:
CCCCCATCTTTACAGAGGATTAGAAACAGGGAAattcctgccctcctcctgccaccaggGCTGCCACAGACTTGCTTGACTGCACAGGATGTTACCTGTCTGACTGGCACCGTGTGGAAAGGCAGCCTCGCAGCGCTCCTTTAGACAATTGAGCTGCTAAATTGACAAAAGCCAAGACTGAGCATGCACAAACTGCAGTTTTCCAAAGACCCATCACAAGGCTACGTCTCCTTGAATATTCTCAGGGCCAGCACACTGCTAGTGTGACTTCTTGCCCTGTGTCATATCCTTGCTCTAAAGCAGAGTGTGCTGGAGTCAAAATGATTATCAGAATTTCTTTAATAGACAAATCAATGAGTCGTTTTGtctttcctgtaatattttttctcagaaagacggaacttaaaaaaagaaactaaacctgAGGCAGACActcagcatggaaaatttcagcacCGGGACTTCCAATTCCACCAAGTTAGAAACAAGTGAAATAAATTCCTAGAATGGGTCATGTCAGGTATTGCTTTTTATTTGGTTATAACTTGcctttcttttccacagaagCAGAGCTGTTGCGGTGATGCTCAATACAGCAAGAAGAACTGTAAGGGTAATGAGGATTTCCCACACATAAAAGGTCTCTACATACCCTGTATCTGtaagaaagaaggcaaaagatTCAGTGTGAGTGGAAGTTACAATCCTGCTGCGTTTTTAACCCTGGAAAGAGCCTTGAGAGAGCTAAAATACAGGAGTGCAGAATACGGTGGCACAGATGCACACACCCTTCAAAACGTAGTTTGAGAGCAGGGGGCAGCTGAAGAATCATGCAAAAGAGACTGGATATAAGCAGCTTCACTTCATGTAGATTAGAGGGAAGGGACATAACTATGAGAGCCAAGAAATGTGGCAGGTAGACTTGCAAAGGTCTTCAGCGATAGGGGCAGAAAGACAGATGGTGGAAAGCACACAAGCCACACAAAATAGCAGGGTGGGTACTGTAGGCATCCTCTGACCAGTGTGGCAAAGCTATTTTGTCATGGCTCTTTGCATTTACACTTTCTAAGAAGTTTTTCATATTCCAGCATGCAAATCCAGCCAGTCAGCAGCATGCATGTCCTTATGAATTTTCTCTAACATTCCTCTTATCTTGGCATGAAGCTGGCCCTTGCTTCCAATCTGTGCATTAACAGGACAACTGACCTCTTGTACCACATGGAAAAGGGGGAGACATTATGGTGAGCCCCTAATGGTGAGCACCTAACCTGTACATCTGACTACAGTGAGCCTCCTAACCACGGTGACCTTGTGTTCAACCATCTTTGTCACACTGCTGAAGGCCAAACCTCAGTCTCCTGAACACTGACACCTAAAAGCACGCTCTGACCCAGTGCCCAAGCTCCCTGGATAGACCCTGACTTTTAATCCTGCTGTTCCCAGGAGGCAGGTCAGATAAAAATTATTGCATCTTCACGTCTTCATCTATGCATTGGGAAGAGCAGCACGGATCACCTGTGTAAAATACATTCAACTCTGATGGCATTAAGTATTGGGCATAAAGTATTATTCCCACCTGACCACAGCATGTTTGGgtagaggaaaagaagagcaaagctCATATTTTCATAGCCAAACTCAGCTGATTTTTAATCAGCTGCCCTTCCTTTCTGGTTGTTCACTTACCTCTAGCAAGGACAAACACTCCCTTTCCCATTATCCGGATATCATCCCATGTGACGTTGCAGTAGTATGTGCCAGTAGAAGAGGTGTTTTCAAGTGACGTGATTGTGTAGTCGTAAGGTATGGTAGCAGTCttattctcttctccaggagggATGGGTACGTTTTCTGACCTATGATGGATGGATGTTTTCTGGCCCAGTGAATTAATCCAGTAATAGGAGATTGAAAATTTGGTGTATTTCTGCATGTAAGGGAACATGACTTTACAGGGGATGGATACTCCTTCCTTGAGCAGTGCGACCTGGATTGGAGGTTTCTGCTGTACATCAACTTTTCTTCCTGTAAGGGTAATAATTGTTAGCAGTCACCTAACATCACTTTAAGTCAGGAGAGGACCGCTGCCCCAAAGACAGGATCACACGGTGAAAATAACCGTATGTCAGGAAGCACACAGTGTTGGCCCTTGTCAGAAATTTAGTGATTCAGAGCACGTGCCCTGTGTGATCTGACACATCTCTTAGGTAATTGCTGTGTGATTTGCGACAGCCTGTTGCATTCGCAGGCTTCCCCTTTTCCCTTGTGAGCTTCTTCGTACAACACCAGCACGCAGAAAGACAGGAAATGAAGCTGGAAGTGAACTGATTTTGCAGTGGCGTGAGACTGTATTTACAACAGATGAATAGAAAGTGATTTTCCAAGACAAATGTTAGCTGGATATCTCCTGAAACTCCTGAGCTACAAACCTGTGCTTGAGCATCTACGTGTGCCCATGTGATGACACTGCGCCAGCGAAGGTACAGTTCGGAAGCAGGTGTTATTGATGGGACTGTGTATTTCTGAAGCACAAGTGAGGAAGGAAATTGCATATTCTGCACAGAGGCCAGCACCAGGGCCATGAGAAATAAGACACAGTTTAATCATGCCAAACTTTTGCTGCTGTAAATGGGCAGCAAAGCACAAGACTCGATGCTAGATATGGGAACTATCTGCAGAAGACTGCAGATCTTAAGTATCGATACGTGACAGTATCTTAGGCAGAGAGATGGGAGATCATGCCCTTCATGAGCTTCCTCCTTACGCAGACAGGGCTGTTGGAAGTGATCTATCACTGCACTTCAGTAGACAATGATGTCGGGAGTTACAAGAGAGGATGAATAAGCACAGATGGGGAACCACACCATAATTGACTCCCTGTTTTGTTTAATCAAAAATCAAAAAAGCTAAGAGTGAGCCATGGGCTAGTAAGGAGCCTGGGGTACAGGATATCTTGGCCTCCCAGCCAAATCTGGGTTTAACATCAGGCAGTCTCTGGATCTATTTGTTTGGCAGCTGACATAACACCACATATAAAGAAACTTAAGAGGAGGCCAATGCAAACCATTGTTGTCTTTAAAAAAGGGAAGTGGAAACTTACACACAAGTCTTCTTACAAAATGAAGGATTTTTTCAGAGACATGAAaatagaaggggggaaaaaaagtagcgAGAGAAAGTAGGGGATGGGCAGGCTTTTCCATTCATGCTTTTGATGGCATTCCCTGGGGATCTGCATCTATGAACAGGCTCATAACAAGGCATTAAAGCTGTCCCAGAGCACAGCCAGGCTTGCTTTCCTGTCATTGTGCACTAACACTGTATCGCAACAGCAGCATCACCTCTGCACAGCGGGACTTGGCATCAGAAAAGGCAACTCAGACTTAGCACTGATGAATGCTGGTCACTgagaagtggggggggggaggggcaatAACGAAGGGAGAGCACAGACACTGTCCAGAAAGGACTGTTGGGAAGTAATATCTGTTAAGGAAAATCCTCTACAGATGACAAAGCCAAGGACAACAGCCCAAGAGTAAGGAAGAGCTTAGGTTACATCACGAGAAAAAGGTTCTTAACTGTAAAAGCAACCGAAATACAGTACATTCCTAAGGGACATGCTCATTCATTGTGAGGGCACCGTCTTATGTACACTAGATACAATATTATGGAAAGAAGGCAACAGAAAATCCTGCAGACACTGTGGGAGGGATAACCCAAGTGGTCTCTTCTGGGCCTTATTTTCTAAAATCATTCATCATTCATCAACCTTCTCCTCATCTCTACCCAGCAGAACACACAAGAATATAGTTTCTATACACAGCACGGCTAAGCACTGCTGTAAAAAAACAGACGAGAGATCCATCTTCATACAGCATCGCAGGAGCCATTAGCTTGAGCAGAACATGCcaggaaaaaagcccaaccatTTTATTTAGGTTATCTAACCCTTCTCCCATGTTCCTCCCTTCTTGAGGATTCTCTCTCTCAGCTTTGAAATgcttaaaagacagaaatagcaGCAGCGTGCAAATTCCTAGAGGGGATCTCTGGAAATTAGCAAAAGCTGGGAATTAGCAGCTGGAAATGCTCTAATACGAAGAAACATGAGAGtaaacaaaaggaataaaaaaatgtatttttacctcCACACTGAAGCAAccaaagaaacaggaagatgacTTTTAGATTAGAGGTCATGATGGGGGGGTCAAAGGCCGTATGAAAGCAACCAGGTATGAAGATCCAAAAGGCAAAAGAGATGTGGGTTTGTCAGGTATTTCCAAGCCCAGGCAGCTGGTTGATTCTCCCATTTGCAAAGGGACGGGCGGGAGGGACACACACTGCTTTTGGTAAGCTGTTCCTGGTAGATGCAGGCTCTTCTGCTTTTCGGTCAGACTCCTCCCTGCACCGAGATTCATTTCTCTATACTATTACGATGGCATTACACCTACCAGCGAGTGTCCAAAAATTAAACTGTAAGCTCTTTAACATATAGAGCTTTTTCTCCCAATGACCATAAAATATCACACGCATTTAAAGCAAACTTTGTCGCCTTCCACAGTGACCAAAGCTTCACAATGGAATACGGAAAAAATGTCCTTTGACTGATGCAGATCGAGGCCGTTTGAGGTGAATGTGGTCAAATTCAGTGAAATGTTCAACTGACTCTGGAGTGACGGGCAAGCTTAGAAATGGCACAGTGGGATTTTTACCATAATTTTGCAAGGATTTGTTTACACAGTTGTTTCGGATCAGCTGTTCCTGATTATCTCACTGTATGGACCATCCAGGTTTTAGAACAAAGGCACCTTGCTTCAAATTATCTTCATCAAGTGCTGTGTCCACATGGGGAAACTACTGAGCAGTGCCACAGAGTTTGGGTTCATGGCAGAGTAGCACTCTCAAACTCCTCCTTTATGTGACCACTCAAGCGGGGGATCACCTGTTTTGCCTTCAACATGGGTAACAGTACCCAGCAGTCAGTACAGAGAAACGATTCCACCGTCCTCCTGACTGCACAAAACTTCCCGCCGCAGCCAACTCCTCCACTAGGTCACTTTGGTGTAAGGCAGAAGTGAGAACAACCAGACAGCGAATTCATCCCTAACAGCTGTGATGCTTCAGATCCACAAGATGCTGGCTCTGAATCAGCTTTGCTGGCTTTGCAATGCAGGCAAGCCTTAAGAAATCTATTGTAGGGAAATCTAAGGAGAGCCCTTTGAAGAAGAAAACCCTTTCTTTGTGGGAGGATCCTGCCGCCTGTACTCACGAAGAGTCTTTGATTTCGAAGAAAGCTTGTTTTTAGCTAAGACATCTGCAATGCAACAGCTGAGCAGCatctgacttaaaaaaaccctgatgtcTGAGAGGTCTTCACTTCTCTCTAGGCAGGTTCCTCCTTTCGCACTTCTTGTGAGATGTTTGCACTGTCCACAAGAAAGCACTTTGCTGCAATTTCAAGGGTGCCTGCTCGCacaggctgctgggctgtggaGAGTGGTGGGGGACAGCCGTGCGGAGAAAGACCTAAGAAGGTAGATGAGCCTGTAAACTGCGCATAGTCGAACTCTATCTGTTGTTTTATCTCTCCAGAGTTTGTAGGAGTGAGGTTTGCTCCAAAGCAACCTTTCATTTACAGcatttttcctcctgttcagcCCGGGACAGGTCCTCAGGAGAAAGGGGTCTCGACACAGGGGGCTGGCGAGCAGCTGCGGCTGCTGCTTCCCCCCGAGCCCAGGGATCACTCCAGTACCTTGCTGAGAAACCTGACAGATGGGGAAAGGAGCAAGTGGCTTTGTGTGGCTCTGCAAGGCTGGTGCAGCAGCTGCACTCCTCCGGGGAAGGTTTAGCTCAGATTAGACAAAACCAACTCCTCTCCCCAAGACATGCTGATGTGAGCGGCACAGGGCTGGTCTCAGCTGGAAATCGCTCCTCGCAGGTCTTAACGCTGAACAGCAAGGACAATCAAGAGCGGTAACAAGACACTTGGGGCCCACTTGGTATTTCAGATATGTAGGCACAGATCAGGCATCTGTggctatggggggctgtgggatCACAACAGTGCTCGGCAGCATGTCTCAGGCCTGGGCAGCATCTCAAGGTAGTTGGGgtagggagggagaagggggcaggGGCTTACTACTCTCCTGTGGAAGAACTCTGCTGAACAGTGAGGGCTTCCTCGGCTCTTGTATCACGCTCATTCCCATGGTAGCATGCAGCTTTGCAATTTCCAGCATTGATGTATTTCTAGAGGACAGAACATGCTGCTCCTGTCAGTGATGTGTTTTAACTGTTATCAGCATTTATCTGCTTCAGGAATTCAGAGCGATAAGTGGATTAAGTGCGGTAGGTTTGTAGGGCTGCTAGGTCAACATCCTCCTTCcgtcttttcccttctcttcctatAAACAACCCTGTTGCCACTCTAAATGCCAAGTCCTAGAAATATCACTgtctggaatttttaaaaaaatacataggtCTAGCATTTCAAAAGAGATCACACATAAGACTCAGCTGTGGGATTAGAGGCACGGCCAGGCCAGAAATACATTCACTGCTGGAATTTGCTATGGTAAAGCTCGCTGAAAAGAAATGGCTTTGAAACGACTACCCAGCAGCTATTAACCGCGAGACAGGATGACATTCTGTTCCTTAGAGCCTAAAGGAAGCCTGGATCTTTGAATGTTAAATTCTAATTCAATTCGGTCTGGGGATTCTGGACCATGCTTTAACCCTGGAGACATAAatgggaggaagatgaggaaaagCTGGGGAGTTGTGTGTTTTTATTACCAGTCTGTGGCAGGGCTGAACTGATCCCCCCGAAACTTACGTGGAATTAACCAGGATACCTGTGCCAAAGGCAATAAATTACAAAGCTCCAAAGGAATAGGTCATTGTATGACCTTCACTCATGTATTATACAGCACACTGCTGTGTGTGAGCTAGTCCCTGCAGCGTGATATGGAGGGAACCGCCTGTCCAGCTGTAGCCCTGCCACAGAAGAGGCTGGCCGGGATCCGTATGGCTTGGTCCTTCCTTTGACGCAGCGAATGCTGATCACTTCCTGAGACTAAATACAGGATTGGGCCAGGTGCTAGCAACAGTTTCTGCTTGTAGCTGGAAAGCGGCCATTGATTTCACTCAAGCGCTGTTAAAAGCCTGCGACAGTGGCCAGCATTCCCAACCGTGAGGAAAAGCACATTGTTCTGGTGCACACGAACAACAACTAGTTTGGGCAAGTGCTGAACCTACCAGAATTGCCTGTTCACAGCTGTGTCCAACGTACACCCACAAGTAAAGGCGCACACACGCACGTGCCCACACATGCCCCCACAGCAACTCCAGGGAAAGCATTTATTCAAACAAAAAGGCTGCTGCTAGCCAAGGCAAAAGCAATGCTGCAGAGACCACAACAAAGCCTCTTTATTGCTGAAGCGTTTTAACACCACAACCATCCAAAAGAGAAACACCGCTTGGCGCAGAGAAGAGCTGCAGCAATTCAACCAGCCTGATTGCAGAGCGCGCTCCGGAGCATTCCCCAGCGCGGCAGCTCCGGATTTGCTGCCTTGTCAGAGACCAGCTCAATCCCCCATCACTGAAAGCCAGCCAGCGGCAACACACGCGCCTCTGAGGATTCACAATCTCTTTGACTCCTCTAACCCCAGACTCTGCGGCGTACGGTTTTCCCTCCGTCTGGCAGCAGGAGCGATAGGAGAGCGGGGCCGTACCTCTGCCAGCCTTTTTACCACTGTTGTGTGTCGAGTGCCTCTCAGCAGGGCTGGATGATGCCGAGGTAAAAAGCTGCCAATGCCCTCGCTACGTTTCCACGTGCTGAACCGCTCTAGGGAAGAGAGCAGTCAGCGACTCGAGgggaaaccagaaaaagaaaggtgttgACACTACcacagggaagggagggggcgCTTCTGTAATTCCCTTTCACCAGCAAAATGAGCCTGCCTCAGAAATCACcctgcttctgctctttttctgtttatCCACTGGAAAGATTCCCAAGGATTAAATTATCCCCACACGCCTGGTGGGCTCTCGGGGTTGCATGGCTGCGCCTCAACCTCGGGGCCTTCCCTAGGGctccccttcccaggctgcctctCGCAGCCGGGGTGGCCAGCCAGGGACTTCGCCTGGAAGGACTTCGCCTGGAAGGACTACTTTACGTCCTTAGGCTGAACGCCTTCCAGTAGACCGTCTACCTGGCGGGGCGCAGGGCCTAGAGCCTGCTCTGTGGGACCAGAGCAGCCATGTTTGGTCCACTCGCGCAAGGGGCGCAAAGTTTCCCCCGGGGCAGCTCACCCTCACCAGCAGGGACAGCGGGGCCACCTCGGCTGTGGCAAGAACGACACCCACCCCGCCGCCGCGTATGCCCGGCCTGGCCcggtggcggggtgggggctgaggGGCGGCGGCCGTTACTCGCCAACCGGCGCCCTCGTCCACAAGATGGCGCCGTCGCCCCGgccgcgccgctgccgcccctgcccctgccccgcgaTGCCGTAAGCGGCGATGaccgtatttttttttccctttcggGGCAGGTGACTTACTCGTCGTCCCGCTCAGCCGCGGGGGGCTGTGCCAGCCTAGCTGAGGGTTGTTGGTTTCAGCTCAGGCGAACAGGGCCAGGCTCGTACGGGTCGCTCAGAAAATGAAGTGGgcgaaaaaaaccccatgttgggccgggccgggccgggccgggccgcgcctccccctccgccccccacccACCGCCACGGTCCGGGGTCACCGGGGGAGCCGCCGCCTTTGGCGCCCGGTGTCTCCTCGGCTCAGCAGCGCCCGCAGCCGTAACCCCGGAGGAAACGAGCGCAACTAGCATCCATTTAAGACAAAATTGATGCTAATTAACCGTAATCAACAACTCGAAGAACAACATTTACTCAGCAAGCTGCAGATGCTGCGGCGTAGCGGTTCGCCTGTTTGGCGGCGGCAAGCAGAGGACGGAGAAAATAAACCTTATTTTCGGCTCTGTCGGGCGCGTGGCCCTGCTGCAATGGGGTTCATCCATCCCcgctcccagctgcctgcctgccgccctcccctgcctgccacccCACGCAGCCCTCCGGcggctcccctcccagccccagctccagcaatGGTGGCCACGCAGCTGCGGCCGAGTCACCTTTGCTGAGCCCTTTTtggggcagcagcccccagcccggggtggg
Encoded here:
- the NFAM1 gene encoding NFAT activation molecule 1 — protein: MTSNLKVIFLFLWLLQCGGRKVDVQQKPPIQVALLKEGVSIPCKVMFPYMQKYTKFSISYYWINSLGQKTSIHHRSENVPIPPGEENKTATIPYDYTITSLENTSSTGTYYCNVTWDDIRIMGKGVFVLARDTGYVETFYVWEILITLTVLLAVLSITATALLLWKRKVLCPRRNQLNIPRNKVETQPPSASPPPPPPPPPVYDCLDLQQVDVYSSLENYTNNPSPRKSPPGKTPKKQASLEESSDTLYENI